From the Rhodococcus sp. NBC_00297 genome, one window contains:
- a CDS encoding DUF6226 family protein, with the protein MSSYVRPTIEEPVFRDSDGRVIDYGNLWADSPPESAYSVTEHPERYAPLHVIADALIEHLRDTYDVEIDEGPEAIAELVRPHRDTTRAVRIRPSDPDCATLTLIFTSYPGIGMHAGLLHDFYFPSCGCDACDSTWQDEADGLERQVFAVVNGNYRESVKRGLRPMVGYAFTFPDGASSGRTGAGDIPAARLDAADPILRALPDGWAAWPPRP; encoded by the coding sequence GTGAGTTCGTACGTACGCCCCACGATCGAGGAGCCGGTGTTCCGCGACTCCGACGGTCGGGTCATCGACTACGGAAACCTGTGGGCCGACTCTCCGCCGGAGAGTGCCTATTCCGTGACCGAACACCCGGAACGCTATGCGCCACTTCATGTGATCGCGGATGCCCTCATCGAGCACCTACGCGACACCTACGACGTCGAGATCGACGAGGGCCCAGAGGCGATTGCGGAGTTGGTTCGGCCGCATCGCGATACGACTCGTGCAGTTCGAATCCGACCGAGCGATCCCGACTGCGCGACACTGACACTGATCTTCACGTCCTACCCCGGGATCGGGATGCACGCTGGTCTGCTGCACGATTTCTACTTCCCGAGCTGCGGGTGCGACGCGTGCGACTCGACCTGGCAGGACGAAGCCGACGGCCTCGAGCGTCAGGTGTTCGCGGTCGTGAACGGCAACTATCGGGAGAGTGTGAAGCGCGGGCTCCGTCCGATGGTCGGGTACGCATTCACCTTTCCCGACGGCGCGAGCTCGGGGCGGACCGGCGCCGGCGATATCCCCGCAGCGCGTCTCGACGCTGCGGATCCCATTCTCCGTGCACTTCCTGACGGCTGGGCCGCCTGGCCACCGCGACCGTGA
- a CDS encoding FAD-dependent oxidoreductase: MPHVVTGTCCADASCVLACPVNCIHPAPGEPGFGTTDMLFIDPATCVGCSACVTACPVGAIVPDTKLTIETAPYAALNAEYFERSPHADRTPLALVAPQRRLRRGGPFRVAVIGAGPAGLYTADELLKHPEVASVDVYDKLHTPHGLVRHGVAPDHATTKKVTDLFEAIENEPGFRYVLGAEVGTTVTVAQLQSVYHAVVFAVGASSDRTLGIPGENLTGSVAATDVVGWYNGHPDHRDAAVTLDHERAVVVGNGNVALDVARMLTRDTEWLSERTDIAPHALDQLRGSRIREVQILGRRGPADAAFTVPELMGLAALTDVDVIVEADPAQLQGDDQRSRLLAELAARPRSTDATRRRIVLTFAVSPVEILGRDGRVTGVRVARNNLVEGADGAVVAVPTSDQYVLDAGLVVRSVGFRGVGLPGLPFDERTGTVPNDRGRVAPGVFVVGWIKRGSRGFIGTNKTCAQETVEAVLDHLDSEITEPHHTPDELIAAAIPRAGDLAAWRRLDAEELALGRRNGRPRVKIVDRLDQEAVAARVTVRAPRRLLRT; this comes from the coding sequence ATGCCCCACGTCGTCACCGGGACGTGCTGCGCCGACGCGTCCTGCGTCCTCGCGTGCCCGGTCAACTGCATCCACCCCGCGCCGGGGGAGCCCGGGTTCGGAACCACCGACATGCTGTTCATCGACCCGGCGACATGCGTGGGATGCAGTGCCTGTGTGACGGCGTGCCCGGTGGGCGCGATCGTCCCCGACACGAAGCTGACCATCGAGACGGCTCCGTACGCGGCCCTCAACGCGGAGTACTTCGAGCGGTCTCCGCACGCGGACCGCACTCCGCTGGCTCTCGTTGCGCCGCAACGCCGTCTGCGCCGCGGTGGCCCGTTCCGCGTCGCGGTGATCGGTGCGGGGCCTGCCGGGTTGTACACCGCGGACGAGCTGCTCAAGCATCCTGAGGTGGCGTCGGTCGACGTCTACGACAAGCTCCACACTCCGCACGGCCTGGTGCGGCACGGCGTCGCGCCCGACCACGCCACGACCAAGAAGGTCACCGATCTCTTCGAGGCGATCGAGAACGAGCCGGGCTTCCGCTACGTGCTGGGCGCCGAGGTGGGAACGACTGTCACTGTGGCGCAGCTGCAGTCGGTCTATCACGCGGTGGTGTTCGCCGTCGGCGCGTCGTCCGACCGCACGCTCGGCATTCCCGGTGAGAACCTGACGGGCTCCGTGGCGGCCACCGACGTCGTCGGCTGGTACAACGGCCATCCCGACCATCGGGACGCCGCCGTCACGCTCGATCACGAGCGCGCCGTCGTCGTCGGCAACGGCAACGTCGCCCTCGACGTCGCGCGCATGCTCACCCGTGACACCGAATGGCTCTCGGAGAGAACGGACATCGCGCCGCACGCTCTCGACCAGCTCCGGGGTTCTCGGATCCGAGAGGTGCAGATTCTCGGCCGACGCGGACCGGCCGACGCGGCCTTCACCGTGCCCGAGCTGATGGGTCTCGCAGCGCTCACCGATGTCGATGTCATCGTCGAGGCGGATCCCGCACAGCTGCAAGGTGACGATCAGCGGAGTCGCCTGCTCGCGGAGCTGGCTGCTCGGCCGCGATCGACAGACGCCACGCGCCGTCGCATCGTGCTCACGTTCGCGGTGTCTCCGGTGGAGATCCTGGGCCGGGACGGCCGGGTGACCGGCGTCCGCGTCGCCCGGAACAACCTGGTCGAGGGTGCTGACGGTGCCGTCGTCGCCGTCCCGACGTCCGACCAGTACGTCCTCGACGCCGGCCTGGTGGTGCGGTCGGTCGGCTTCCGCGGTGTCGGTCTGCCCGGGCTCCCGTTCGACGAGCGCACGGGCACCGTGCCGAACGATCGCGGGCGGGTGGCGCCGGGTGTGTTCGTCGTCGGGTGGATCAAGCGCGGTTCGCGCGGCTTCATCGGCACGAACAAGACCTGTGCGCAGGAGACGGTGGAGGCAGTGCTCGACCACCTGGACTCTGAGATCACCGAGCCGCACCACACGCCCGACGAGTTGATCGCAGCAGCGATCCCGCGGGCGGGTGACCTGGCGGCATGGCGCCGGCTGGATGCGGAGGAGCTCGCCCTCGGTCGACGGAACGGTCGGCCGCGCGTGAAGATCGTCGATCGGCTCGACCAGGAGGCCGTCGCGGCACGTGTGACGGTCAGGGCGCCGCGGAGACTACTGCGTACGTGA
- a CDS encoding acyltransferase family protein: MTDTPAPVTAPPTQRKAWIAGLEGPRGVAAICVVLAHVAVVHTPNIVASTRIDFLGQALTFFFALSGFLLYLPYVTRFADGAAFPNTKRYFVARVRRVFPAYIVIFLIVNFVLGAGYVVNPVTSGWDHSADGTGTITAPLPLLAHLTLTQSYFPSTLQTGINPSWSLSTEWGFYLVLPIAGFLLFRFGRGGRRPLVTALIPAVALIALGLIANTIVGRLQHASGLPPLEQYWGPNWVAVFSRSFLALADHFAWGMVAAVVYAAIARGAFSRLSTSRLSAVLLSIAVLALSGSMLLFALGSRYISSVFAIASCASILAIVAPLGRGEDSRLARMTDWAPLKYLGMVSLSSYLWHYPVLILVGRAGIPIPPTALGLVWGFVLVMSLTVALGSLTYYLVERPMMRWRAGRTT, from the coding sequence GTGACCGATACCCCCGCTCCCGTCACCGCACCGCCGACCCAGCGGAAGGCCTGGATCGCCGGGCTGGAAGGCCCCCGCGGTGTCGCCGCGATCTGCGTCGTCCTCGCCCACGTGGCCGTGGTGCACACCCCGAACATCGTCGCGTCGACGCGGATCGACTTCCTGGGCCAGGCCCTCACGTTCTTCTTCGCGCTGTCCGGTTTCCTGCTCTATCTCCCGTACGTCACCCGCTTCGCCGACGGGGCAGCGTTCCCGAACACGAAGCGCTACTTCGTCGCCCGCGTCCGACGGGTGTTTCCCGCCTACATCGTCATCTTCCTGATCGTGAACTTCGTCCTGGGCGCCGGCTACGTGGTGAATCCCGTGACGAGCGGCTGGGATCATTCCGCCGACGGCACCGGCACCATCACCGCGCCGCTCCCCCTCCTGGCGCACCTGACGCTGACCCAGTCGTATTTTCCCAGCACTCTGCAGACCGGAATCAATCCCTCCTGGTCGCTGAGCACCGAGTGGGGCTTCTACCTCGTTCTGCCGATAGCGGGCTTCCTGCTCTTCCGGTTCGGCCGCGGCGGCCGGCGACCCCTCGTGACCGCGCTGATCCCCGCGGTGGCGCTCATCGCGCTCGGGCTGATCGCCAACACCATCGTCGGCAGGCTGCAGCACGCGAGCGGCCTCCCACCGCTCGAGCAGTACTGGGGACCGAACTGGGTCGCGGTGTTCTCGCGCAGCTTCCTCGCTCTCGCCGACCACTTCGCCTGGGGCATGGTGGCGGCCGTCGTCTACGCCGCGATCGCCCGGGGAGCTTTCTCCCGCTTGTCGACGTCGCGGTTGTCGGCGGTTCTCCTCAGCATCGCCGTCCTGGCGCTGTCCGGCTCGATGCTGTTGTTCGCGCTCGGATCTCGCTACATCTCCTCGGTGTTCGCGATCGCCTCGTGCGCCTCCATTCTCGCGATCGTCGCGCCTCTCGGCCGCGGCGAGGACTCCCGCCTCGCGAGGATGACCGACTGGGCGCCGCTCAAGTATCTCGGCATGGTCTCCCTGTCCTCCTATCTGTGGCACTACCCCGTTCTGATCCTGGTCGGCCGTGCGGGGATTCCGATCCCGCCCACCGCACTCGGTCTCGTGTGGGGATTCGTGCTGGTCATGTCCTTGACGGTGGCGCTCGGGTCGCTGACGTACTACCTGGTGGAACGACCGATGATGCGATGGCGAGCCGGTCGTACCACGTGA
- a CDS encoding AurF N-oxygenase family protein encodes MTITSDTRSEYEQTLRTLSEASVHQHFDAFLDIPWDDPHYAIVADDPRWVLPAADPLGNTEWYRSLPLDRQIAVGMYRQANILKVGLQFEQVLIAGIMNYALRLPNGSPEFRYSTHEATEECHHTQMFQELVNRIGVAVPGGPRWFRKAGPLLPLFAGPLPFGFFVGVLAGEEPIDHAQKSILRAGASQHPLMTRIMQIHVAEEARHIGFAHQYLEHRAPKLSRRQRFAMSIATPIIMRVLCDVIMKPSKQVQRELGIPPEVVREVWWDNEASAKTLRDMFGDVRKLSEDMGLMNRVSKRLWTSLRIDGRPSRFRSEPASAAA; translated from the coding sequence ATGACGATCACATCCGACACGCGCTCCGAGTACGAGCAGACGCTGCGCACCCTGTCCGAAGCGTCCGTTCACCAGCACTTCGATGCCTTCCTCGACATCCCCTGGGACGATCCGCACTACGCGATCGTGGCCGACGATCCCCGCTGGGTGCTCCCGGCAGCCGATCCGCTGGGCAATACCGAGTGGTACCGGTCGCTGCCTCTCGATCGGCAGATCGCGGTCGGCATGTACCGGCAGGCCAACATCCTCAAGGTGGGTCTGCAGTTCGAGCAGGTGCTCATCGCCGGCATCATGAACTACGCGTTGCGGCTCCCGAACGGCTCGCCGGAGTTCCGCTACTCCACGCACGAGGCGACGGAGGAGTGCCATCACACCCAGATGTTCCAGGAGCTGGTGAACCGCATCGGGGTCGCCGTGCCCGGTGGCCCGAGGTGGTTCCGCAAGGCCGGCCCTCTTCTTCCCCTCTTCGCGGGCCCGCTGCCGTTCGGCTTCTTCGTCGGAGTGCTGGCCGGCGAGGAGCCCATCGACCACGCGCAGAAGTCGATCCTGCGCGCCGGTGCATCGCAGCACCCGTTGATGACGCGCATCATGCAGATCCACGTCGCCGAGGAGGCGCGGCACATCGGCTTCGCGCACCAGTACCTGGAGCACCGCGCGCCCAAGCTGTCCCGACGTCAGCGGTTCGCGATGTCCATCGCGACGCCGATCATCATGCGCGTGCTGTGCGATGTCATCATGAAGCCCAGCAAGCAGGTGCAGCGCGAGCTCGGAATCCCGCCCGAGGTGGTGCGTGAGGTGTGGTGGGACAACGAGGCTTCCGCGAAGACGTTGCGCGACATGTTCGGTGACGTCCGCAAGCTGTCCGAGGACATGGGCCTGATGAACCGCGTCTCGAAGCGTCTGTGGACGAGTCTGCGTATCGACGGGCGCCCCTCGCGGTTCCGCAGCGAACCCGCCTCCGCCGCGGCCTGA
- a CDS encoding SRPBCC family protein produces MDEVVTRRKNQPPPRHVVFDDLAHPGRETRRPWLHLLDDETLPRVIESEPPSLVVWSSLWPARPDARIRFDLADDGAGTNLRWTLLLDPPRPDDDAVRGMRKRIDRLINGNLRHTYGQ; encoded by the coding sequence ATGGACGAGGTCGTGACCCGACGGAAGAACCAGCCACCGCCCCGACATGTGGTCTTCGACGATCTCGCGCATCCGGGTCGAGAGACCAGACGACCGTGGTTGCACCTGCTCGATGACGAGACGCTTCCGCGCGTCATCGAGTCCGAGCCGCCGTCGCTGGTCGTGTGGTCGTCGCTCTGGCCGGCGAGACCCGATGCCCGTATTCGATTCGACCTGGCCGACGATGGCGCTGGGACGAACCTCCGGTGGACGTTGCTCCTCGACCCACCGCGCCCTGACGACGACGCCGTTCGCGGCATGCGCAAGCGCATCGACAGGCTGATCAATGGCAACCTCCGCCATACCTACGGGCAGTGA
- a CDS encoding cellulase family glycosylhydrolase, with protein MASRSYHVNRRGFLVLAAAAVAAGCTRDRSAPPVPEELQAPPRVLGYSTGSSILWAEDADVSRTMAAVRDGGATSVRIDISWRFAEPARGQYDWRPSDRVVDAARAAGLDVVVTLTTTPAWAAIGFSDLAAAAPRNPQEYGVFAGVVADRYRGRVSTYEIWNEPNGRLFFWPNPDPARYTAMLRSAFTAVTASDPDAVVVAGALGNTDTTDGRMDSNDFLLGMYDAGAAGSFHALSYHAYDYGTTLADAGLYPNSAVQQIIRMRQTMVAHGDAAARIWITEYGAPDTGVDADTQARLIVESAQQWGEVPYGGPFYVYTVRDGDSLSPDPEARFGVLDDAFVPKPVYGQLAALAAAGLPQRDIANRFDAAAPTDLGEPWGPVFALPAGSGRQYAHGSLYSTASGWLTSPPAVADIARTTGLVPAGPFHDGYQDLLADGGFRVFSDPRFGTWAVVGAILDQWRPELGFPVTGEYEAPDGQRVVDFESGRILWNPTDGAVVVRDR; from the coding sequence ATGGCGAGCCGGTCGTACCACGTGAACCGACGGGGGTTCCTCGTGCTCGCGGCCGCGGCAGTGGCGGCGGGGTGCACGCGGGACCGGAGTGCGCCGCCCGTGCCCGAGGAACTCCAGGCGCCTCCCCGGGTACTCGGCTACTCCACCGGGTCGTCCATCCTGTGGGCCGAGGACGCGGACGTCTCCCGGACGATGGCCGCGGTCCGCGACGGCGGGGCGACATCGGTTCGTATCGACATCTCGTGGCGCTTCGCCGAACCTGCTCGGGGTCAGTACGACTGGCGACCCTCCGATCGGGTGGTCGACGCTGCCAGGGCGGCCGGCCTGGACGTGGTGGTCACGCTGACCACGACACCGGCGTGGGCGGCCATCGGGTTCTCCGACCTCGCCGCAGCGGCTCCCCGGAACCCGCAGGAGTACGGCGTGTTCGCGGGCGTCGTCGCCGATCGGTATCGCGGGCGGGTGTCGACCTACGAGATCTGGAACGAGCCGAACGGCCGACTGTTCTTCTGGCCGAACCCCGACCCCGCCCGGTACACCGCCATGCTGCGGTCCGCCTTCACCGCCGTCACCGCGTCCGATCCCGACGCCGTCGTCGTGGCGGGGGCACTGGGCAACACGGACACCACCGACGGCCGAATGGACTCGAACGACTTCCTCCTGGGTATGTACGACGCCGGTGCGGCCGGGTCGTTCCACGCGCTCTCGTACCACGCGTACGACTACGGCACCACCCTGGCCGACGCCGGCCTGTACCCCAATTCGGCTGTGCAGCAGATCATCAGGATGCGGCAGACGATGGTGGCGCACGGGGATGCGGCGGCACGCATCTGGATCACCGAGTACGGCGCGCCCGACACCGGCGTGGACGCGGACACGCAGGCGCGGCTCATCGTGGAGTCGGCGCAGCAGTGGGGCGAGGTGCCGTACGGCGGGCCGTTCTACGTCTACACCGTCCGTGACGGCGACAGCCTGTCCCCCGATCCGGAGGCACGCTTCGGCGTGCTCGACGATGCCTTCGTACCCAAACCCGTCTACGGACAGTTGGCCGCACTGGCCGCGGCGGGGCTGCCCCAGCGCGACATCGCGAACCGGTTCGACGCCGCCGCACCCACCGACTTGGGCGAGCCGTGGGGCCCGGTCTTCGCACTCCCCGCGGGCTCGGGCCGCCAGTACGCCCACGGCAGTCTGTACTCGACCGCGAGCGGCTGGCTCACCTCACCGCCGGCGGTCGCCGACATCGCCCGCACCACGGGGCTCGTTCCGGCGGGCCCCTTCCACGACGGATACCAGGACCTGCTGGCCGACGGCGGGTTCCGGGTGTTCTCCGATCCGCGGTTCGGCACATGGGCCGTCGTCGGCGCGATCCTCGATCAGTGGCGGCCGGAGCTCGGGTTCCCGGTCACCGGGGAGTACGAGGCGCCCGACGGTCAGCGCGTCGTGGACTTCGAGTCCGGCCGCATCCTGTGGAACCCGACGGACGGGGCAGTGGTGGTGCGCGACCGGTGA
- a CDS encoding DUF222 domain-containing protein, producing the protein MFSGGNAGDGRRDDGSIGDPVLAQLVAAQEELTRRIAAYDTQHIGTADRLALLVRDEKVTRSRQAQAHVWLAELVQQRGFEETGAHNADALAQLLTIDRAAAVARLSVAAQLGNRTTLLGDVMEPELPATAAALREGAIDPAHVKVIRKFDKNFPAAVDADTRAHAERHLADAAREVRPAELTALAERITAHIVEEGEFELPPERVRKRGIFMGKQDSDGMRSGRFVLDPETAAYLDAYNSKYAALGVGNPEDTRAPVIEEPDDETRQRDTRTTPQRRHDALKLLLRDRLSSDDLGKHRGVPVKVIIVARLEDLVRGTGLATTATGSTMPIRDVIRMGSHADHYLAVFGDDDGRPLHFGRTRRIASEDQRLVLMATDRGCTAPGCDRPAVAPHPRVAGRRAHRHRVAHLRVRHAPSDGP; encoded by the coding sequence ATGTTTTCGGGGGGAAACGCAGGGGATGGTCGTCGTGACGACGGCTCCATCGGTGACCCCGTTCTCGCTCAGCTCGTCGCTGCGCAGGAGGAGCTGACGCGCCGTATCGCGGCCTACGACACTCAGCACATCGGGACGGCCGACCGTCTCGCCCTTCTGGTGCGGGACGAGAAGGTGACGCGGTCGCGGCAGGCGCAGGCGCACGTGTGGCTGGCCGAGCTCGTCCAGCAGCGCGGCTTCGAGGAGACCGGAGCGCACAACGCCGATGCGCTGGCTCAACTCCTCACCATCGATCGCGCAGCCGCTGTGGCGCGACTGTCCGTGGCCGCCCAGCTCGGCAACAGGACCACCCTGCTCGGCGACGTCATGGAACCCGAGCTGCCCGCCACCGCTGCGGCGCTGCGCGAGGGTGCCATCGACCCGGCCCACGTGAAGGTGATCCGGAAGTTCGACAAGAATTTCCCCGCCGCTGTGGATGCAGACACCCGCGCCCACGCAGAGCGTCACCTGGCCGACGCGGCGCGCGAGGTGCGTCCCGCAGAACTCACCGCGCTCGCCGAACGCATCACCGCGCACATCGTCGAGGAAGGCGAGTTCGAGCTCCCGCCGGAGCGCGTCCGCAAGCGCGGCATCTTCATGGGCAAGCAGGACAGCGACGGGATGCGCAGCGGCAGGTTCGTTCTCGATCCCGAGACCGCGGCGTACCTCGATGCCTACAACAGCAAGTACGCGGCGCTCGGAGTGGGCAATCCCGAGGACACACGCGCGCCCGTCATCGAAGAACCGGACGACGAGACCCGCCAGCGCGACACCCGTACCACACCGCAACGACGGCACGACGCCCTCAAATTGCTGCTGCGCGACAGACTGTCCTCCGACGATCTCGGCAAGCATCGCGGTGTCCCGGTCAAGGTCATCATCGTCGCTCGTCTCGAGGATCTGGTCCGGGGCACCGGGCTGGCCACCACTGCAACGGGTTCCACCATGCCGATCCGCGACGTCATCCGCATGGGGTCGCACGCCGATCACTACCTCGCAGTCTTCGGCGACGACGACGGCAGACCACTCCACTTCGGCCGCACCCGCCGCATCGCCAGTGAGGACCAGCGCCTCGTCCTCATGGCCACAGACCGCGGATGCACAGCACCGGGGTGTGATCGCCCTGCCGTCGCACCACATCCACGAGTGGCAGGACGGCGGGCCCACCGACATCGAGTCGCTCACCTTCGTGTGCGACATGCACCATCCGATGGTCCATGA
- a CDS encoding TetR/AcrR family transcriptional regulator has translation MSTERTTSGDGRRRRWDQHNADRRRQVIAAALDVLERGVHPGEWVTAQQIADEARIHRTGIYRYFADRADLDVAIQRTICEQLEHTLTASVTLEGLPRSVVQRVVDSYVRWVVAHPTWTYVIEQNVTGSSESPLQSTIARVAEKIEVAVGGFLALVDADLGDDDLRLVGPWVSSLISGCVGAVRTWRAQEDSVDLDTFAAFLADTIWLQITGLGASRGITIPNVPLERVLDSP, from the coding sequence ATGAGCACCGAGCGCACCACCTCCGGTGACGGCCGGAGGCGACGGTGGGATCAGCACAACGCCGACCGCCGCCGTCAGGTGATCGCCGCTGCCCTCGACGTGCTCGAGCGGGGCGTGCATCCGGGGGAGTGGGTCACGGCGCAGCAGATCGCCGACGAGGCGCGCATCCATCGCACCGGCATCTACCGCTACTTCGCCGACAGGGCTGACCTCGACGTCGCCATCCAGCGCACCATCTGTGAGCAGCTGGAACACACCCTGACGGCGTCGGTGACACTCGAGGGTCTGCCCCGCTCGGTGGTGCAACGGGTGGTCGACTCGTACGTGCGCTGGGTCGTGGCCCACCCCACCTGGACGTACGTCATCGAGCAGAACGTCACCGGATCGTCCGAATCACCGCTGCAGAGCACCATCGCCCGCGTCGCCGAGAAGATCGAGGTGGCCGTCGGCGGCTTCCTCGCCCTCGTCGACGCCGACCTGGGCGACGACGACCTGCGGCTGGTCGGACCGTGGGTGTCGAGCCTCATCTCCGGCTGTGTCGGCGCCGTGAGAACGTGGCGCGCACAGGAGGATTCGGTCGATCTGGACACGTTCGCCGCCTTCCTCGCCGACACCATCTGGCTGCAGATCACCGGCCTCGGCGCGTCGAGGGGGATCACGATCCCGAACGTGCCACTCGAGCGGGTGCTGGACAGTCCCTGA
- a CDS encoding DUF72 domain-containing protein translates to MELRIGISGWRYAGWRGDFYPAGLAQRRELEYASRALTSIEINGSFYSLQRPSSYRRWRAETPEGFVFAVKGPRFVTHMKKLVGVDAALGNSFASGVLALGPRLGPILWQLPATFRFDASRMADFFALLPRSTTEAARLGEKHDDKLADDRVFLDVDEDRPLRHCLEVRHPSFDSAEAYELMRAQGIGCVVADSAGKFPMLTEVTSDVVYVRLHGDTELYTSGYSDEALGRWAERIGEWRAAKRDVYVYFDNDAKGFAPWDALRLSEMTHAAGSSSSHR, encoded by the coding sequence ATGGAACTGCGCATCGGCATCTCCGGGTGGCGCTACGCGGGCTGGCGGGGCGACTTCTATCCCGCAGGCCTGGCGCAGCGCCGCGAGCTCGAGTACGCCTCCCGTGCACTGACCTCCATCGAGATCAACGGCTCGTTCTACTCCCTGCAGCGGCCGTCGAGTTACCGGCGCTGGCGTGCGGAGACACCCGAGGGCTTCGTGTTCGCGGTGAAGGGGCCTCGCTTCGTCACGCACATGAAGAAGCTCGTCGGAGTGGACGCGGCGCTGGGCAACTCCTTCGCGTCGGGTGTTCTCGCGCTGGGGCCACGGCTCGGGCCGATCCTGTGGCAGCTGCCGGCCACGTTCCGTTTCGACGCCTCGAGGATGGCCGACTTCTTCGCGCTGCTGCCGCGGTCGACGACGGAGGCAGCCCGGCTGGGGGAGAAGCACGACGACAAGCTCGCCGACGACCGCGTGTTCCTGGACGTCGACGAGGACCGGCCGCTGCGACACTGTCTCGAGGTGCGGCACCCGAGCTTCGACTCAGCGGAGGCATACGAGCTGATGCGGGCACAGGGCATCGGGTGCGTGGTGGCCGACTCGGCCGGGAAGTTCCCGATGCTCACCGAGGTGACCAGTGACGTGGTCTACGTCCGGTTGCACGGCGACACGGAGCTGTACACGAGTGGGTACTCCGACGAGGCGCTCGGCCGGTGGGCCGAGCGCATCGGTGAGTGGCGCGCTGCGAAGCGAGACGTGTACGTCTACTTCGACAACGACGCGAAGGGCTTCGCGCCGTGGGATGCGTTGCGACTCAGCGAGATGACTCATGCCGCCGGCTCGTCGTCCTCCCACAGATAG